The proteins below are encoded in one region of Flavobacterium sp. IMCC34852:
- a CDS encoding bifunctional folylpolyglutamate synthase/dihydrofolate synthase yields the protein MNYKETLDWMFNQLPMYQTQGATAYRKDITNTVLLANHLGNPEKHLKCIHVAGTNGKGSTSHLLASVLQEAGYKVGLYTSPHLKDYRERIAINGKPISEDYVCDFINNNKSFFEAHQLSFFEMSVGLAFEYFVKQKTDINIIEVGMGGRLDSTNIITPLISVITNIGLDHTQFLGNSLEAIAFEKAGIIKPNIPVVIGEYVTETKSVFETKAKETNSEIYFASDLTHENYPSALLGDYQFYNKKTVLQTLKVLQEKQLLSVSEEAIKKGFLKVIENTNLQGRWQQLGENPKIICDTAHNAHGLSIVLNQLKKEKFDTLHIVLGVVNDKNLEEILPLFPKNAKYYFCKPNIPRGLEAEILATKAADFELKGEIYNSVSNAYANTTKNATVNDLIYVGGSTFVVAEIL from the coding sequence ATGAACTATAAAGAAACCTTGGATTGGATGTTTAATCAATTACCGATGTACCAAACTCAGGGTGCCACAGCTTATAGAAAAGACATCACCAACACGGTTTTATTAGCCAATCATTTAGGCAATCCTGAAAAGCATTTGAAGTGCATACACGTAGCCGGAACCAACGGCAAAGGCTCAACTTCACACCTACTCGCTTCGGTTTTACAGGAAGCCGGCTATAAAGTTGGGTTGTACACTTCGCCACACTTAAAAGATTACCGCGAACGAATTGCCATCAACGGGAAACCTATTTCGGAAGACTATGTTTGTGACTTTATCAACAATAACAAATCATTTTTTGAAGCCCATCAATTGAGTTTTTTTGAAATGAGCGTCGGACTGGCTTTCGAATATTTTGTCAAACAAAAAACAGACATCAACATTATTGAAGTCGGTATGGGCGGAAGATTGGATTCAACTAACATCATCACACCGTTGATTTCTGTGATTACCAATATTGGATTAGACCATACTCAGTTTTTAGGCAATTCACTCGAAGCCATAGCCTTTGAAAAAGCAGGTATCATTAAACCAAATATTCCTGTAGTGATTGGCGAATATGTTACAGAAACCAAATCAGTTTTTGAAACCAAAGCCAAGGAAACGAATTCCGAAATCTATTTTGCCTCCGATTTGACCCATGAAAACTATCCATCAGCCCTATTAGGCGATTATCAGTTTTACAATAAAAAAACGGTTTTACAAACTTTGAAAGTATTACAAGAAAAACAATTGCTTTCAGTTTCCGAAGAAGCGATTAAAAAAGGCTTTTTGAAGGTAATTGAGAATACCAATCTTCAAGGTCGTTGGCAACAATTAGGAGAAAACCCAAAAATAATTTGCGACACGGCTCACAATGCTCATGGATTGTCCATTGTTTTAAACCAATTGAAAAAGGAAAAATTTGACACACTGCATATCGTTTTAGGTGTAGTGAATGATAAAAATCTGGAAGAAATTCTGCCGCTATTCCCAAAAAACGCGAAATATTATTTCTGTAAACCCAATATCCCACGCGGTTTAGAAGCTGAAATTTTGGCAACAAAAGCCGCAGATTTTGAACTTAAAGGTGAAATATATAATTCTGTTTCAAATGCTTATGCGAACACTACAAAAAACGCAACGGTCAATGACTTAATTTATGTAGGCGGAAGTACTTTTGTAGTTGCAGAAATTTTGTAA
- a CDS encoding MotA/TolQ/ExbB proton channel family protein — MSTFLQLQVDTLAQAIPTADTANAALTNEVSVLEFIFKGGLFLIPIALLLFYTLYIIFERYIYIHKAAKIDNHLMSDVRNHLNNANIDMAVMAAERSGTAQGNILKEGVLTIGRHINEIESNMERAANIEIGYMERRLGQLGLIAGIAPTLGFIGTISGVIKIFYSISVTEDISIGNISGGLYEKMISSGAGLIVGIIAYAAYHLFNGKIDGFSLSIQKQVLEFVNIIQRPNGHKAK; from the coding sequence ATTAGTACATTTTTACAGTTGCAAGTTGATACTTTAGCGCAAGCCATTCCAACTGCTGACACTGCAAATGCAGCTCTAACCAACGAAGTTTCTGTTTTAGAGTTTATTTTCAAAGGAGGACTTTTCCTGATTCCGATTGCGCTTTTGCTTTTTTATACGTTGTATATCATTTTTGAACGTTATATCTACATTCACAAAGCCGCAAAAATCGACAATCATTTGATGTCGGATGTACGCAATCATTTGAACAATGCCAATATTGATATGGCTGTTATGGCTGCCGAAAGAAGCGGAACAGCTCAAGGGAATATCTTAAAAGAAGGTGTACTTACTATTGGAAGACACATCAATGAAATTGAATCCAATATGGAGCGTGCCGCCAATATCGAAATTGGTTATATGGAAAGAAGATTAGGTCAATTGGGTTTGATTGCAGGTATTGCACCAACCTTAGGATTTATCGGTACGATTTCCGGGGTAATTAAAATTTTCTACAGCATTTCGGTAACCGAAGACATCAGTATAGGGAATATATCCGGAGGTTTATACGAAAAGATGATTAGTAGTGGTGCCGGACTTATCGTAGGGATTATTGCCTATGCCGCTTATCACTTGTTTAACGGGAAGATTGACGGTTTCTCTTTGTCGATTCAAAAACAAGTATTAGAATTTGTAAACATAATTCAAAGACCAAATGGCCATAAAGCGAAATAA
- a CDS encoding ExbD/TolR family protein, which yields MAIKRNKRFHAEVATSSLSDIMFFLLLFFLIISTLANPNVIRMTLPKSKTNEKTNKQLITLSVTEEKRFFVDKEEVDFGQLEDKLLSKMDPEKQQTVVIRIPATMQVQDLVDVLQIGVKNKLKFVIATSPN from the coding sequence ATGGCCATAAAGCGAAATAAACGATTTCATGCAGAAGTCGCGACCTCTTCGTTAAGCGACATTATGTTCTTCTTATTGTTGTTTTTCTTAATTATCTCGACCTTGGCAAATCCGAATGTTATCCGAATGACATTGCCGAAATCGAAAACGAATGAGAAAACCAACAAACAATTAATCACGCTTTCGGTGACGGAAGAGAAACGATTTTTTGTCGATAAAGAGGAAGTAGATTTTGGTCAATTAGAAGACAAACTTTTGTCCAAAATGGATCCCGAAAAGCAACAAACGGTTGTGATTAGAATTCCGGCCACTATGCAAGTCCAAGACTTGGTAGATGTGCTGCAAATAGGTGTTAAGAACAAACTTAAGTTCGTTATCGCCACGAGTCCGAATTAA